A genomic stretch from Solanum stenotomum isolate F172 chromosome 8, ASM1918654v1, whole genome shotgun sequence includes:
- the LOC125873438 gene encoding uncharacterized protein LOC125873438, which produces MSCLMGSQGVVLATAVVVSAGIIVVFDLLRQKYLSIAELELTNNNQKSPRQNPLLKSCLSSGEKNMNSRRKKKRVHFAADVKDSNNNGEEYRRGGRNKRNFRTLPICCNSALPNKATIDIPTYSIHQLLSDGSLQQQVSIASQPAMSYSMGSQAVFLATAVAVSAGIIVLFDLLRENYFPNAELEVTKNDRNSPHKNTFLKSCLSSGEKKMNSKKKRVHFAADVRDSGKNGEEYRRRLYRKSCGKKILDMPANPTALYSSGILKESVHRMEFSY; this is translated from the exons ATGTCTTGTTTGATGGGCTCACAAGGCGTTGTGTTGGCAACAGCTGTGGTTGTTTCTGCGGGCATTATTGTTGTGTTTGATCTTCTTCGCCAAAAGTATTTATCAATTGCAGAGCTTGAACTAACCAACAATAATCAAAAATCTCCACGCCAAAACCCTCTTCTCAAGTCTTGCTTATCTTCAG GTGAAAAGAACATGAATtcgaggaggaagaagaaaagggttCATTTTGCAGCAGATGTGAAAGATTCTAATAATAATGGCGAGGAGTACAGAAGAGGGGgtagaaataaaagaaattttagaACCCTCCCAATTTG CTGTAACTCAGCGCTTCCCAACAAGGCAACAATAGAT ATTCCAACCTACTCTATCCATCAACTTCTCTCTGACGGCTCACTGCAACAACAAGTATCAATTGCAAGCCAACCGGCTATGTCCTATTCGATGGGCTCACAAGCCGTTTTTTTGGCAACAGCTGTAGCCGTTTCAGCCGGCATTATCGTTCTCTTTGATCTTCTTCGggaaaattattttccaaatgCAGAGCTTGAAGTTACCAAGAATGATCGAAATTCTCCACACAAAAATACTTTTCTCAAATCTTGCTTATCTTCAG GGGAAAAGAAGATGAATTCGAAGAAGAAAAGGGTTCATTTTGCTGCAGATGTGAGAGATTCAGGCAAAAATGGCGAGGAGTACAGAAGAAGACTATATAGAAAATCTTGTGGGAAGAAGATTTTGGATATGCCAGCAAATCCTACAGCTTTGTACAGTAGTGGAATTCTCAAAGAGAGTGTGCATCGCATGGAATTCTCTTATTGa
- the LOC125874253 gene encoding phospholipase D alpha 1, whose amino-acid sequence MAQIQLHGTLHVTIFEVDNLQGEEEGGHFFSKIKQHFEETVGIGKGTPKLYATIDLEKARVGRTRIIENEPKNPRWYESFHIYCAHMASNVIFTIKDDNPFGASLIGRAYVPVEELLEGEEIDKWVEILDKEKNPLAEGSKIHVKLQFFDVSRDPNWGRGIRSSRYPGVPYTFFSQRAGSRVSLYQDAHVPDNFIPKIPLSGGKYYEPHRCWEDIFDAITNAKHLIYITGWSVYTEITLVRDSRRQKPGGDITLGELLKKKASEGVKVLMLVWDDRTSVGLLKKDGLMATHDQETAQFFQGTDVHCVLCPRNPDNGGSFVQDIQISTMFTHHQKIIVVDSALPSGESEKRRILSFVGGIDLCDGRYDTPFHSLFRTLDTAHHDDFHQPNFADGSITKGGPREPWHDIHSRLEGPIAWDVLFNFEQRWRKQGGKDILVNFRELDDIIIPPSPVMYPDDHETWNVQLFRSIDGGAAFGFPDTPEDAAKAGLVSGKDNIIDRSIQDAYIHAIRRAKKFIYIENQYFLGSCADWQCDDIKVEDVGALHVIPKELALKIVSKIEAGERFTVYVVVPMWPEGIPESASVQAILDWQRRTMEMMYKYIVQAMNAKGIEEDPRNYLTFFCIGNREVKKSGEYEPSESPEPDSNYMRAQEARRFMIYVHSKMMIVDDEYIIVGSANINQRSMDGARDSEIAMGAYQPYHLVTNEPARGQVHGFRMALWYEHLGMLDETFQHPESEECVRKVNQIADKYWDMYSSESLERDLPGHLLRYPIGVASEGDITELPGHEFFPDTKARVLGTKSDYLPPNLTT is encoded by the exons ATGGCTCAGATTCAGCTTCATGGAACTCTACATGTCACGATCTTTGAGGTCGATAATCTGCAGGGTGAGGAGGAGGGTGGGCATTTCTTTAGCAAG ATAAAGCAACATTTTGAGGAGACAGTTGGTATTGGAAAAGGAACTCCAAAACTTTATGCTACAATTGATTTGGAGAAGGCTAGGGTTGGGAGAACaagaataattgaaaatgaacCAAAAAATCCAAGGTGGTACGAGTCTTTTCACATTTACTGTGCACATATGGCTTCAAATGTTATATTCACTATCAAAGATGACAATCCGTTTGGTGCATCCTTAATTGGAAGAGCTTATGTTCCGGTTGAAGAACTTTTGGAAGGGGAGGAGATTGATAAATGGGTTGAGATACTGGATAAAGAAAAGAATCCTTTAGCAGAAGGTTCTAAAATCCACGTCAAGCTACAGTTTTTTGACGTCAGTCGAGATCCAAACTGGGGACGTGGAATTAGAAGCTCTAGATATCCTGGTGTCCCTTACACTTTCTTTTCACAGAGAGCGGGATCGCGGGTTTCCTTGTATCAAGATGCTCATGTGCCAGAcaattttattcctaaaatccCTCTCTCTGGCGGAAAGTATTATGAGCCCCACAGATGTTGGGAAGATATCTTTGATGCTATTACTAATGCAAAGCACTTGATTTACATTACTGGCTGGTCAGTATATACTGAAATAACCTTGGTGAGGGACTCGAGGAGGCAAAAACCTGGAGGAGACATCACGTTGGGGGAGCTGCTCAAGAAGAAGGCAAGTGAAGGTGTTAAAGTTCTTATGCTTGTTTGGGATGATAGGACGTCCGTGGGTTTGCTGAAGAAGGATGGTCTGATGGCCACTCATGACCAAGAAACTGCACAGTTCTTTCAAGGTACTGATGTACACTGTGTCCTCTGCCCTCGGAATCCTGATAATGGTGGAAGCTTTGTCCAAGATATACAAATCTCTACCATGTTTACCCATCACCAGAAAATCATAGTAGTGGACAGTGCACTGCCCAGCGGAGAGTCGGAAAAGAGGAGAATTCTGAGTTTTGTGGGAGGTATTGATCTTTGTGATGGGAGATATGATACACCTTTCCATTCGCTTTTTAGGACATTGGACACTGCACATCATGATGATTTCCACCAACCTAATTTCGCTGATGGCTCAATTACAAAAGGTGGACCAAGGGAGCCTTGGCATGATATTCACTCTCGGCTTGAAGGCCCAATTGCTTGGGACGTTCTGTTTAACTTTGAGCAGAGATGGAGAAAGCAGGGAGGAAAGGATATTCTTGTCAACTTTAGAGAGCTTGATGATATTATAATTCCGCCATCTCCAGTGATGTACCCTGATGATCATGAAACATGGAATGTTCAGTTATTCAGATCAATTGATGGGGGGGCTGCTTTTGGATTTCCTGACACACCTGAAGATGCAGCAAAAGCTGGTCTTGTCAGCGGAAAGGATAACATAATTGATAGAAGCATCCAAGATGCTTATATTCATGCTATTCGTCGagcaaaaaaatttatttacattGAAAATCAGTATTTTCTTGGAAGCTGTGCTGACTGGCAGTGTGATGATATCAAGGTAGAGGACGTAGGTGCTTTGCATGTCATTCCAAAGGAACTTGCATTGAAGATTGTCAGTAAGATTGAAGCTGGGGAAAGGTTTACTGTTTATGTTGTGGTCCCAATGTGGCCAGAAGGAATCCCCGAAAGTGCATCAGTACAAGCAATATTAGACTGGCAGAGGAGGACAATGGAGATGATGTATAAGTACATTGTTCAAGCAATGAATGCTAAAGGTATTGAGGAAGATCCAAGGaattatttgacatttttctgCATTGGTAACCGAGAGGTGAAGAAGAGTGGAGAATATGAACCTTCGGAGAGCCCAGAGCCTGATTCTAATTACATGCGAGCTCAGGAGGCACGGCGTTTCATGATATATGTCCATTCCAAGATGATGATTG TGGATGACGAGTACATCATAGTTGGATCGGCCAACATAAACCAGAGATCTATGGATGGTGCTAGAGATTCTGAAATAGCCATGGGAGCCTACCAGCCTTATCATTTGGTCACCAATGAACCAGCTAGGGGTCAAGTTCATGGTTTCAGAATGGCATTGTGGTACGAGCACCTTGGTATGCTCGATGAGACCTTCCAACATCCAGAAAGTGAGGAATGTGTGAGGAAGGTGAATCAAATAGCTGATAAATACTGGGATATGTATTCAAGTGAGAGTCTGGAAAGAGATCTGCCTGGTCACTTGCTCCGCTACCCTATTGGAGTGGCTAGCGAAGGGGATATCACAGAGCTACCAGGCCATGAGTTTTTCCCCGACACCAAGGCCCGGGTTCTTGGTACTAAATCTGACTACCTTCCTCCTAACCTCACTACATAG